CTTTTTAAGCAGTTCCCTGTCCTGGGCTTTACGGTTGCTTTCCGGCCGTTTTAACCAGGCATAATAACCGCTTCTTGATACTTGCATTACCTGGCACATCTTCTTCACCCGAAATTCGAAGCGGTGCTGATAAATAAATGTATAAGCTATTTCTGGCTCTTTGCGAAGATGGACGTGGCCTTTTTTAGAATGGCGTTCTCCTCTTCTAAATCAGCAATCTTTTTCTTTAATTGCTTAACTTCTTTATCATCAGGCTTTAGATTCCCGCTGCCGGGAAAAGCATCTTCTTTATGTTTCTTATACTGATTAATCCATGTATGAAGGGTAGTGTGATGAACACCAAGTTCCCTGGCTACTGCTGCTACTGGCCGCTTTTGGTTCAGCACTAGCTGGATTGCTTCTTCTTTGAATTGTTTATCATAACGTTTCAAGATGGACACCCCTCTCACTGGTTGGTTTTATTGTACCAGCCATTTACCGTGTCCATCAAACTGGGGTATAGTCAAGATGCATTAACTACCATCTTGCATTATCCATCACCCCCATAAAAAGAAAAAAGCTTCGAGCCCTTAAACCCGAAGTTAAAAGTAAACTAATATATTTTCTTACCCATAGGGCAAGTTTAGTCGAATAGACCGGATTTTGTCCCGCCAACAAAATAACTTGTTTTGAATCCAGACAGAATGTTCAATAGTGACCCATATTTTTTGCTGCATAAAGTTCTTGGTTATGTTTATATCTTGATTTCCTGCATAGAAGGAATTGCCAACTCTACCATAGTAATATAAAGTAAATCTTTATTTCCTAACCTGTGAGGGACTTCTATGAACTATATTGAAATGGTCAATGACGCCATACAATATATCGAATCTAATTTAGACCGAAAGCTAAGCTTAGAGGAACTGGCATTTCGATATTATATTTCCCCTATGCAT
The Bacillota bacterium genome window above contains:
- a CDS encoding transposase; protein product: MRGVSILKRYDKQFKEEAIQLVLNQKRPVAAVARELGVHHTTLHTWINQYKKHKEDAFPGSGNLKPDDKEVKQLKKKIADLEEENAILKKATSIFAKSQK